In a genomic window of Pseudomonas mohnii:
- the cobG gene encoding precorrin-3B synthase, whose amino-acid sequence MNPHQKPTLLRPSACPGLLRVVQALDGGICRIKLSGGSIKARQAISVADGAERYAAGVIEATNRANLQIRGIGSETAALIDSLLAAGLGPSHAEGDDVRNLMLSPAAGIDPQMLFDTRALAEQVLDTLQTHARFHDLSAKFAVQIDGGEALAMLEHPHDLWLSATEQDGTQWLVFGLAGTPMDAALGAVRLDDGHALVVAVLELFLELARPDQTRMRHLLAEYPVATFLARLQAQLPINPVIGWQRRVSPDFLHIGAHSQAQASLVYIGAVPPLGRLTPDMLRGASQLAQAFGDSSLRFTPWQSLLLPNIHEENAAEVIRRLESLGLLCASAQPLSRLIACTGSSGCGKGLADTKADALQLAALLQRHGHALKVHLSGCSRSCAAAHIAPVTLLAVTPGHYDLYFRDAAQPGFGALHARNLTIDAVGALLDARSRSPLDA is encoded by the coding sequence GTGAATCCACATCAGAAACCCACCCTTTTGCGCCCTTCGGCCTGTCCCGGGTTGTTGCGGGTCGTCCAGGCATTGGACGGTGGTATCTGCCGGATCAAACTGAGCGGTGGCTCGATCAAGGCCCGGCAGGCGATCTCCGTGGCAGATGGCGCCGAACGATATGCCGCTGGGGTGATCGAGGCGACCAACCGCGCCAACCTGCAGATTCGCGGGATTGGCAGCGAAACGGCGGCGTTGATCGACAGCTTGCTCGCCGCTGGATTGGGGCCGAGCCATGCCGAGGGCGATGATGTACGCAATCTGATGCTCAGCCCGGCCGCCGGGATAGACCCTCAGATGTTGTTCGACACCCGCGCACTGGCGGAACAGGTGCTGGACACGCTGCAAACTCATGCGCGCTTCCACGATCTGAGCGCCAAGTTTGCTGTGCAAATCGATGGCGGCGAAGCGCTGGCAATGCTGGAACACCCTCATGATCTGTGGCTGAGCGCGACAGAGCAGGATGGCACCCAATGGCTCGTCTTCGGCCTGGCCGGCACCCCCATGGATGCTGCGCTCGGTGCGGTGAGGCTGGACGATGGTCATGCATTGGTGGTGGCGGTGCTGGAGTTGTTTCTTGAACTCGCACGACCCGATCAGACGCGAATGCGCCACTTGTTGGCCGAATACCCGGTCGCCACGTTCCTCGCCCGGCTGCAGGCGCAGTTGCCAATCAACCCCGTTATTGGCTGGCAACGCCGCGTGAGCCCGGACTTTCTGCACATTGGCGCGCACTCACAGGCACAGGCGAGCCTGGTGTACATCGGCGCCGTACCGCCGCTGGGCCGACTGACCCCGGATATGCTCCGAGGCGCGTCGCAACTGGCGCAAGCGTTCGGCGATTCGAGCCTGCGTTTCACCCCTTGGCAGAGTTTGCTGCTGCCCAATATCCATGAGGAAAACGCCGCTGAAGTCATTCGGCGCCTGGAGTCATTGGGCTTGTTATGCGCAAGCGCTCAGCCATTGTCCCGATTGATCGCCTGTACCGGATCCAGCGGTTGCGGCAAAGGCCTGGCCGACACCAAGGCGGACGCGTTGCAACTGGCTGCTTTGCTGCAACGCCATGGGCATGCATTGAAGGTGCACTTGAGCGGTTGCTCACGATCCTGTGCTGCCGCGCATATTGCTCCGGTCACTTTGCTGGCCGTGACTCCCGGTCATTACGACCTCTATTTTCGCGATGCAGCGCAGCCGGGATTCGGCGCCTTGCACGCACGCAACCTTACTATCGACGCGGTCGGCGCCTTGCTCGACGCCCGCTCACGGAGCCCCCTAGATGCTTGA